Part of the Garra rufa chromosome 8, GarRuf1.0, whole genome shotgun sequence genome, GAATAATCCATATATGAAGTATGTATAATACACAACTGCTTGAAGGAAGCGCGTTTTATTCCTGCAGATTTCTCGAGTCCCAGCGCTTCAGATTGTGGACGCCGCAGCGGACGGACGTTTTCGGCGTGAAGTTGCAGATCAGCTGGAGTCCTTTAAAGTCGTTGCACATCACTTTTCAGTCGTTATTGTGTCATTTTACGGTGTTGGAGAACACAGAGTGCTGTTGTTCCAGGAGGAGTGGCCGCAGCAGCCATACGAGAGGCGTTCACTGGAGCGCGCCGccgcgtgtttgtgtgtgtgtgtatgcgtggATCTCTGGCTCCCCTGTCTTCAGGAAACACACGGCACTGACCCGACTGAGGAAAGCAAGTCAACTTTATTCATATTTCGGGTATATAAGTTTTAGTTTGCACACTTTTTACATCAATGAAAATtgtatattttctatatattGTAACAACATGTCACAGTTGTTGATATGGTAAGCTGCCACAATGGAAATGATTATTAAACATATACACAATTATGAAACAAAGAGCAATTCATGAAACAGTAACCTTGTTTCATGTCATCACTAACGTccattaaatttttattttggcaaaaaaatattgtaattaatatatataaaataaatatgcatttgACGATTGAACCTACCAAAGGGTTAAACTGCGCTCTAAGGTTAtttaatggtaaaataaataaatattatagtgCTGTCAAATTTTCAAATCTCCTTTAAGTTTGtagttacataatatatgtgtgtgctaTGTCTAGTTAtatctatgtatatatttatatataatataaatcatatacagtcaaaccaaaaattattcagacaacagACATCAtttctgatatttttttactagtgggttcaggacactatagttcatttatgtaagtgaggatagcaaaaaataaattaaactgtgACATACCCAAAAAATCTTATAGTGGACtagcaataaaataaattaaaatttgttACCAAAAATTTAATtcgacactttttttttttatcaaagttatctgacattatcaagatgaatctgttttgacacagtttaacAAAATCTCAAACCAAACATACGATCATATAAACACTTAAAGTTGAGTCAAAGGTGCACTCTGTCCAGAGACTTTACTGTGTACAAAGCTTTCTTCACATTTCTAGCAAATAAAGGGTGGGGTTCAGGGTGTGTTTAGGGTGAACACACTTGTAAAAGTTTATATGAATCAATGGTATTCTATGCATGTGAAGGTTAATTCGAGCAATATTTTTAGTGATATTAAATATTGCATGTCTTTTTCAATTTTTTGCAAGTAAAGTAAAATCACATACTGccacatttttatataaaactgtacaaaaagaaaaagatacAATACTCAACGGCGCCCTCTGCTGTCTCTCAAAGCTATAATGGATTTTGATGGAATACTGGACATATTTCCAATCAAATACTAACATACTGCATACTGTGTAGTGTACAATGTAAACTGTGAACCCTTTATTTCAAAGACAGTGGCAGAATTTCAAATAGCATGCTACCATACTTCTCTTACTATTTCTGCAATATCCTTAATAGCATAcgtgacctggaccacaaaaccagtcaagatggtaattttgacatttattatacatcatatgaaagatgaataaatgcgctttccattaatgtatgctttgttaggatatgacaatatttggctgagatacaaatatATTCCACAACCTCAATGCTGCTATCATGAGCTCCTATTTAAAGGGACGATTCTGTAAATGTCATGCGATCAACTGCTCTTGCAGAAAACCTGACAACAGACAaagaaaaacatgtattttaagcTATTTTGACCATATTTTGACAGTGACCTCTGGATTTAAATCCAGTTTATTGTCTAAGCTAGAGGTCAAGCATATTTCATTGTGGGATACAGCACACATACTGCATACTATAGTATACTGCAATAACATTTTTGGTCATTTGAACCTCTGTAACCTTCAATATTTTAAGAATTAAGACCTTAATTCATGTTAATACCTTGTATTATATATAACAATTGACAAATGAAGTTAACTTTTTTAAATGATCAGATATCAAATCAAAACACAAAGGCCAACTGCATAATTTTTATGTAGGCCTGTGTTTCATGAAAAGATTAGCtgttgaattaaattaaaataaaaacacattttcaaagAGTTCTGTTCTCTTCAAGTGTTGAGCAAGTCCCCAGCTCAAAACAAGAGGCTAAATAAGATGCAGAAATAGATAAACATGAGATACATGTAAATACAACCCATCAGAGAACCACTGTAGCCCATCATCACATATAACCTGTAAGAGTTTCTTTCTAGGCACAGGTTTCAGGCATTCAGAAAGTATTCAGCAACTCTTAAATTATTTATCTCTCTGGCTGCTGTGCTGCAAAGTcaaattcaaatatatttaaatgggaTCTTTcagccaaaacaaaaacagcagatcaGCCCTGCATTGAAGACAACAACAGAGCTGCTAaaattagatatttaaaaaataaaaaggcagaAACAATACACAATAccaaaatcaggtcattctactgaattttgaataaaataaaatccaacCAACACTGTTCATCAGGTACAACACATTCAAAAGGACtataaacaaaatacaaattattgattgagtgattatttttattaatggAAAAAGAGTGTTTTACACTCAAAAGAATTACAGGTTAAATGAATGGCTCCTGAAGACAATTATGAAGATCAATAATAATGACAAATGGAAAGTTATGTTGATCCACAGAGGGCAAAAAccaaaaaaatcaatcattttcaaacataatatcattatttcttatgataaaaaaaataattttaacctTGTAGCTACTGTAACAgtagaacaaaaataaaagcaacaaACTGACATTGTTAAACTGTTAAATACTGTACTTGAATGTAAATATTTGGTCATAGACAATCACTGCTGTAAAAACCACATGCAGACAAATATTAAACAGTCTCTAAAACAGAGGCCATTTCCTTGAACTGCCTGTGGAAGTTCTGAGGGACAAAAACACAGAGAGAGAATGATTAAGTTCAGCAGTTCAGACACTTAAATGAAATTAAGAAAATGCATACTTCCATACCTGAAACTGCTGAACTGTCATCTCAAAGGATTTATATGACATCTCCCCTGATGTGTCTGCAATTTTCATCAAAACAGAGATGAATGGAGAGTTGAGGGATCGGCAGGTATCTGAACTCACTGCCATTCCAAGCTTCCATTGGATATCTACAAGCTAAGAATGAAGAAGCTTTAATATCAACAACCTCACTCAGGATAGTGGTTAACTGATGTTTACACTGTAAAcaagaatcatgtgacacaccTGTCCAGTACTAGCCATTGTCAGGAGCTCCTGATGTGCATGTAGAAGAGCACCATGCTCAGTCCAAAACTTGTGCACCAACTGGAGGGTTGGTTTGGACCATTTACTGCTGCATTCAGTTAATTTATTGACCAAGATATCCGCATTGAGATTGCTCTTTGCTGCCAACCtgtttaaatacatatttatttataaactgaAACATATCAAAAAAGACAAACCAACAGGTTCTAGAGGTGTGTatggaaaggtttttttttaataagcctAACATTATATTAATGATGTTTTGTCCTCAAAAAGACAATACTGTACCTAAAATAGTGTGACATCAGTCTTGTAACGTCTTGGACAGTTTTCTGATCAAGGCTTATCCCAGCTCTTTGAAATTTCTGTGTTAGGGAAATAAAAGCATTGCAAAACCATAAAAAGCAAGCATGCATGcttaatttaaaatatgtttacattttcATGAACTTACATCACATGTTTCAATCAAATCTACTGCTCTGTTCTGATCCTGAAGATGAACCAGGATTGACTGAAGCTGGAAAATTAAAAGAACAGTGTATACAACAcctaaaaataatacattaagtAAATAACTAGATGATAATATGTCAATATTATTTATGATGTGTTGCAGTTTTCATAGCACAAACTTGTAATGTTTTTCTACTCATTATACATATTGACACATCTTACTGTTTCTGCAAACAAGTCTGTAGGGAGTTGTTCAATTTTTTCGACAACACCATCCACACcttcaaaaaacaaacaagcaaaatgtCAACATCATTTATTAATGCTAGGTCATATCAATGTATTATGGGGTATTTCGTGAAAACCACCCAGTATTATACTGTATATCATTTATTTCGAGAAATATATATTAACATCTGTACATAAGGTTTACTTTGACTTGCACAGAACGTGAATTAACCCACGTTGCTGCTTTGTtctttacatttgcaaaaaaatagTAACAAATTCGACTCACCAGTTGACACATCCAGTCCTAACATCTTCGACAACTATCGCAATATTTACCATAAAGCAACTGCATTCAACAACCATATGTTAAAAACGAATCTTTAAAGGCTAGTCTGTTTTAAATCATTGAATAATAATGTTTACAACATCTACTTCTGTAAAAGCAGCTCCAGACCGGAAGTGATAAATAGCGATGAGATTTCCTTTCAAAATAATAGTACGACAGTCTGTTAATAGTAAGTACCATAGGTaggtgaaaaaaatgaaaaggaaTAGCTGAATAAAACAATTGTACAAAAAAGATTATTCAAGGTGTATCTTGAATATCCAAAGTGAATTTTCAATAaacaaatatacactaccagtcaaaagtttttgaacagtaagatttttaatggtttttttttaaagaaatctcttctgctcaccaagcctgcattaatccaaagtacagcaaaacagtaaaatcttaaaatatttttactatttaaaataactgttttctattttaaaatgtaatctattcctgtgatttcaaagctgattttagcatgatccttcagaaatcaatctaatattccaaatcgctgctcaaaaaaattatttattatagttattatgttgaaaagagctgagtagaattttggtCAGATGAATTTTGATGAATAGGAATTTCAGAAGAACACgagcattaatttctatattttcttaTAGAAaaaagctgatctttggatctttctattcatcgaagaatcctgaaaaaaaatgtactaaattgttttaaatattgataataataataagaaatgtttcttgaacagaaaatcagcatattagaatgatttgtgaaggatcatgtgatactgaagactagagtaatgatgctaaaaattttgctttgatcataggaataaattacatcttaaaatatattcaaaaagaaaacagttattttaaataataaaaatatttaaaaatgttaccgTTTCtgttgtactttgaatcaaataaatgcaggcttggtgagcagaagagacttttttaagaaaaaaaaaaaacataaaaaaccttactgttcaaaaacattccaCTGGTAGAGTATAATTGTGACTGTGGTGATAATTTAAGACAATTTGTATGAATATCAatgtcaataaaaaataattctttCCGAAATTATAAAAGGAAGAAATCTAGTTTACAGTGCAAGTCCTTATCGTACCTAATGTAATCTCCTAAAATGCCATTGAGTAAAAGTCTAAAATACTTTGTTGGTTTGAATATtttcaatattcaaatatttttcaaaaattcCATTATTTATTCTTACTTATAAATATCAAGAGTTAGGCTATTCCATTTGTCTTGGTTATGTGCTTTTTCATTAAAAAGATAAAATGTCCTGAAAGatatggagctcatattatgacaaaacgttttgaatttgaattgtacaaatttgaattattgacaagtgtcatttcacaaaactgaatattatatggtatttaacatagttctgaattcgattttttaaaacttgaatattgaacatttgaaattgaacacaactgaattttcaaatcgcagattttcaaatagacatgtattttcaaacagcagatttttgttccgatttctaagacttcaaatattcagtttttaaaaatacaacttcaagttttcaagatgaaaaaaaaattcggaacatcaaattcagtgttcaaaattcaaagcgcagaaattcagatcgtacagaaagtaggtcagaggttatgcacagggaagagtagatgatctacgaaaagtcgaacgaag contains:
- the commd6 gene encoding COMM domain-containing protein 6, with translation MLGLDVSTGVDGVVEKIEQLPTDLFAETLQSILVHLQDQNRAVDLIETCDKFQRAGISLDQKTVQDVTRLMSHYFRLAAKSNLNADILVNKLTECSSKWSKPTLQLVHKFWTEHGALLHAHQELLTMASTGQLVDIQWKLGMAVSSDTCRSLNSPFISVLMKIADTSGEMSYKSFEMTVQQFQNFHRQFKEMASVLETV